From Nicotiana tabacum cultivar K326 chromosome 15, ASM71507v2, whole genome shotgun sequence, the proteins below share one genomic window:
- the LOC107794690 gene encoding uncharacterized protein LOC107794690, translating to MTKLSVAVLFLLFTLSFARIPVNQPENDVTHLQLPSENDVIRPEHPYTLPEFDDSAPILSLPKSADNEETHSVHPMPLTLVKFRPINRRFRLRSNLPFRLCRHHFHHLYPVSRRQIPYGNDMILSSGKNIDFDKFVYRVGVREIPADRVNFPHYHHDDEDDDHKEEKISKFLDNREKLGKISKFLDDDRVKFGKKKLKRQNQFQAHRFDKEDDNEDDKRSKLYAKYYGEDQYSFDRMKLRKRFHYRDAEEEEEKAKWHKRGKKRGGFMRSIRKFFHHYFD from the coding sequence ATGACGAAACTCTCCGTCGCCGTACTTTTCCTCTTATTTACGCTTTCCTTTGCTCgtattcctgtaaatcaaccggAAAATGACGTCACGCACCTCCAACTCCCTTCAGAAAATGACGTCATCCGCCCCGAACATCCTTATACTCTACCGGAATTCGACGATTCGGCGCCTATTCTTAGCCTTCCTAAAAGCGCCGATAACGAAGAGACTCACTCCGTCCATCCGATGCCATTGACCTTAGTCAAGTTCCGGCCGATCAACCGTCGATTCCGGCTCCGATCTAACCTACCGTTCCGCCTATGTCGCCACCATTTCCACCACCTGTATCCGGTATCACGGCGTCAGATCCCTTATGGCAATGACATGATACTCTCTTCCGGCAAAAACATTGACTTTGATAAGTTTGTATACCGTGTCGGCGTGCGTGAAATTCCGGCGGATCGGGTCAATTTCCCCCACTACCATCACGATGACGAAGACGATGACCACAAAGAGGAGAAGATCTCGAAGTTTCTCGACAATCGCGAGAAGCTTGGTAAGATCTCGAAGTTTCTAGACGATGATCGCGTGAAGTTTGGTAAAAAGAAATTGAAACGTCAAAATCAATTCCAGGCTCATCgatttgataaagaagatgataATGAGGATGAcaaaagatcaaagctttatgcGAAGTATTATGGTGAAGACCAATATAGCTTTGATAGAATGAAATTGAGGAAGCGTTTTCATTATCGCGatgctgaagaagaagaagaaaaggctaAGTGGCATAAGAGGGGAAAGAAGAGAGGTGGGTTCATGAGAAGTATTCGCAAGTTTTTTCATCACTACTTTGATTGA